A portion of the Burkholderia pseudomultivorans genome contains these proteins:
- a CDS encoding hydantoinase/oxoprolinase family protein translates to MIAIDVGGTFTDVVSLRDGRIETAKISTDYDDVTKPILAGARELNAADARAFNHASTHGLNAVITRRLPKIGFLTTEGHRDILDMGRVWRPASAILDPRWRRSFGDATRPLVPRYLRRGIRERILADGSVLFPLDEAQAREELEVLKRCGVTGVSICLLNSYLNPAHEIRLKALVREVLGDVACSISSEVSPLAREYPRASTTVIDTFMKIIYADYTGRLEHGLKAAGFSGELNFADCAATLVPVRRAMEQPYRIVFSGPSAGAIGSAHFGAMIGEPNLLCADVGGTSLDISVVTGGAPFVNTSFELEHDLVVNALAIDVTAIGAGGGSIVAIGPAGEIQVGPASAGSTPGPACYGRGGTQPTTTDTFLMIGVIDEQSFANGAIRLDRALSRRAFEQLDTAFTLAQRVRYAYEIAIHNIAEGLLNVAIKNGIDPRDYSLMAYGAAGPMLLPGVLDTLRCKQVIVPPNPGLFSALGLLSADQVFTASRSLYAILTAELAPQVDALYATMEAQLREGLDADARVTFERSFDARLAGQSWETPFVPAPNGTIDAAAIETMIAAFHRSYETRSGNRFESFPVQGVTFRVRAVLETPKVAYPELPARGAEPLRPSGRTTLRYLGDLSDASGEGRQDADVYRRDALRRGDVIDGPAVINEGLSTTHIGARQYATVGRFGEMLIRNKE, encoded by the coding sequence ATGATTGCCATCGACGTAGGCGGTACCTTTACCGACGTGGTTTCGCTGCGGGACGGCCGCATCGAGACCGCGAAGATCTCGACGGACTACGACGACGTGACGAAGCCGATCCTGGCCGGCGCGCGGGAACTGAACGCCGCGGACGCCCGGGCGTTCAACCACGCGAGCACGCACGGCCTGAACGCCGTCATCACGCGCCGGCTGCCGAAGATCGGATTCCTGACCACCGAAGGCCATCGCGACATACTCGACATGGGGCGCGTCTGGCGTCCCGCGTCGGCGATTCTCGATCCGCGCTGGCGCCGCAGTTTCGGCGACGCGACGCGCCCGCTGGTGCCGCGCTATCTGCGTCGCGGCATCCGCGAGCGAATCCTCGCCGACGGCTCGGTGCTGTTTCCGCTCGACGAAGCGCAGGCGCGCGAGGAACTCGAGGTGCTCAAGCGCTGCGGCGTCACGGGCGTGTCGATCTGCCTGCTCAATTCATACCTGAATCCCGCCCATGAAATTCGTCTGAAGGCGCTCGTGCGCGAAGTCCTCGGCGACGTCGCCTGCTCGATCTCGAGCGAGGTATCGCCGCTCGCACGCGAGTATCCGCGCGCGTCGACGACCGTGATCGACACCTTCATGAAGATCATCTACGCGGACTACACCGGGCGGCTCGAGCACGGCCTGAAGGCGGCCGGCTTCAGCGGCGAGCTGAATTTCGCCGACTGCGCGGCGACGCTCGTGCCGGTGCGGCGCGCGATGGAGCAGCCATACCGCATCGTGTTTTCCGGGCCGTCGGCGGGCGCGATCGGCAGTGCGCACTTCGGCGCGATGATCGGCGAGCCGAACCTGCTGTGCGCCGACGTCGGCGGCACGTCGCTCGACATCAGCGTGGTCACGGGCGGCGCGCCATTCGTCAACACCTCGTTCGAGCTCGAGCACGACCTGGTGGTGAACGCGCTCGCGATCGACGTCACGGCGATCGGCGCGGGCGGCGGCAGCATCGTCGCGATCGGGCCGGCGGGCGAAATCCAGGTCGGGCCGGCCAGCGCCGGTTCGACGCCGGGGCCCGCCTGCTACGGGCGCGGCGGCACGCAGCCGACCACCACCGATACCTTCCTGATGATCGGCGTGATCGACGAGCAGAGCTTCGCGAACGGCGCGATCCGGCTCGACCGCGCGTTGTCACGGCGGGCGTTCGAGCAGCTCGACACGGCGTTCACGCTCGCACAGCGCGTGCGTTACGCCTACGAGATCGCGATCCACAACATCGCCGAAGGCCTGCTCAACGTGGCGATCAAGAACGGCATCGACCCGCGCGACTACAGCTTGATGGCGTACGGTGCGGCCGGGCCGATGCTGCTGCCGGGCGTGCTCGACACGCTCAGGTGCAAGCAGGTGATCGTGCCGCCGAATCCGGGCCTGTTCTCGGCGCTCGGGCTGCTGTCGGCCGACCAGGTGTTCACGGCCAGCCGCAGCCTCTACGCGATCCTCACGGCCGAACTCGCACCGCAGGTCGATGCGCTCTACGCGACGATGGAAGCGCAATTGCGCGAAGGGCTCGACGCCGATGCGCGCGTCACTTTCGAGCGCAGCTTCGACGCACGGCTGGCCGGCCAGAGCTGGGAGACGCCGTTCGTGCCGGCGCCGAACGGCACGATCGACGCGGCCGCGATCGAGACCATGATCGCCGCGTTCCATCGCAGCTACGAGACGCGCTCGGGCAACCGCTTCGAGTCCTTCCCTGTGCAGGGCGTGACGTTCCGCGTGCGTGCGGTGCTCGAGACGCCGAAGGTTGCCTATCCGGAACTGCCCGCGCGCGGCGCCGAGCCGCTGCGCCCGAGCGGGCGCACCACGCTGCGCTATCTCGGGGACCTGTCCGACGCGAGCGGCGAAGGGCGCCAGGACGCGGATGTCTATCGACGCGATGCGCTGCGTCGCGGCGACGTGATCGACGGGCCGGCCGTCATTAACGAAGGCTTGTCGACCACGCATATCGGCGCGCGTCAGTACGCGACCGTGGGCCGTTTCGGCGAAATGCTGATCCGCAACAAGGAATGA
- a CDS encoding TetR/AcrR family transcriptional regulator, with the protein MAKRPKSNSVNPCETRESLIRFAARTFGMQGYSATTMRNIADQAGIEAASIYYHFSSKEELVEAVMEQGAAHILHHLNERLNALGPDATAEQRFRAAVLGQMRGLVMHGDFAVAHGRLLGQLPDAIRARQVTRREHHQALWNGLLADLRAEGLLREDVDIALARIHILGSINSIQSWFNPQKGSLERIADQLCTIFFHGVGPSARP; encoded by the coding sequence ATGGCAAAACGACCGAAGTCGAACTCCGTCAATCCGTGCGAGACGCGCGAATCGCTGATCCGTTTTGCCGCGCGCACGTTCGGCATGCAGGGCTACTCGGCCACGACGATGCGCAACATCGCCGATCAGGCCGGCATCGAGGCAGCGAGCATCTACTACCACTTTTCGTCGAAGGAAGAACTGGTCGAGGCGGTGATGGAGCAAGGCGCCGCCCACATCCTCCATCACCTCAACGAGCGCCTGAACGCGCTCGGCCCCGACGCGACGGCCGAACAACGGTTCCGCGCCGCCGTGCTCGGGCAGATGCGCGGCCTCGTCATGCACGGCGATTTCGCGGTTGCGCACGGCCGGCTGCTCGGCCAGTTGCCCGACGCGATCCGCGCGCGGCAGGTCACCCGGCGCGAACATCACCAGGCGCTCTGGAACGGGCTGCTCGCAGACCTGCGCGCCGAAGGCCTCCTGCGCGAAGACGTCGACATCGCACTCGCACGGATCCACATCCTCGGCAGCATCAATTCGATCCAGTCGTGGTTCAACCCGCAGAAGGGCTCGCTGGAACGGATCGCCGATCAGCTCTGCACGATCTTCTTCCACGGCGTCGGGCCGTCGGCGCGACCCTGA
- a CDS encoding alpha/beta hydrolase has translation MQKVNFRNLNGQGITMAAVIHVPADFDSNAKYPAVVVAHPGGGVKEQTAGLYAQKLAEHGLAAIAFDASYQGESTGEPRQLENPYIRTEDVSAVIDYLTTLPYVDADRIGAMGICAGGGYAANAAINDRRIKALGTVSAVNIGSMFRNGWENTVKDADAIPFLAHGSQARTADASGAQLATLPLAPMRKEDAPNQELAEAWEYYHTPRCEHPNAPGFMTARSLNQIITYDAYNKAEAFLTQPLQIVAGSVAGSKWMSDDLFARAASADKHFHVVEGANHMSLYDVPQYVDEAVSVLAPFFVSKL, from the coding sequence ATGCAGAAAGTCAACTTCAGGAACCTGAACGGCCAGGGCATCACGATGGCCGCCGTCATCCACGTCCCGGCCGACTTCGATTCGAACGCGAAGTATCCGGCCGTCGTCGTCGCGCATCCGGGCGGCGGCGTGAAGGAACAGACGGCCGGCCTGTACGCGCAGAAGCTGGCCGAGCACGGCCTCGCCGCGATCGCGTTCGACGCGTCGTATCAGGGTGAAAGCACCGGCGAGCCGCGCCAGCTCGAGAACCCGTATATCCGCACCGAAGACGTCAGCGCCGTGATCGACTACCTGACGACGCTGCCGTACGTCGACGCCGACCGGATCGGCGCGATGGGCATCTGCGCGGGCGGCGGCTACGCGGCCAATGCGGCGATCAACGACCGCCGCATCAAGGCGCTCGGCACGGTCAGCGCGGTCAACATCGGCTCGATGTTCCGCAACGGCTGGGAAAACACCGTCAAGGATGCCGACGCGATTCCGTTCCTTGCACACGGTTCGCAGGCGCGCACCGCCGACGCGTCGGGCGCGCAGCTCGCCACCTTGCCGCTCGCGCCGATGCGCAAGGAAGATGCGCCGAACCAGGAACTGGCAGAAGCATGGGAGTACTACCACACGCCACGCTGCGAGCATCCGAACGCACCGGGCTTCATGACCGCCCGCAGCCTCAACCAGATCATTACGTACGACGCGTATAACAAGGCCGAAGCGTTCCTCACGCAGCCGCTGCAGATCGTGGCCGGCAGCGTCGCGGGCAGCAAGTGGATGAGCGATGACCTGTTCGCGCGCGCGGCCAGTGCCGACAAGCACTTCCATGTGGTCGAAGGCGCGAACCACATGTCGCTGTACGACGTGCCGCAATACGTCGACGAAGCCGTCTCCGTGCTGGCGCCGTTCTTCGTCAGCAAGCTGTAA